The DNA segment AAAAGTCATCCAGACCTGATCtttatgtttgacttttttttcaaacctgcagaaatctgtagttttattGAAGGTAACGCTGCGTTTCATTCTGTCGCCTGTTGGTGGCGTCATATCCTCTTTGTGCACGTGTCGGTGTTTAGTCAAAAGTGactttttatccagtttgaagtttttaaatcttttaaactTTTCTGAAATCATTGCAACAAACTGATCTTAAACAAAGTCACTTTAAAAGGAACCAAAACATCAGAGATTTAAAAACTTCACATGATCCAGTTAATTAATGTGCAGTGAGTCAATACAGCCACCTGCAGTGTGACTGAAAATATCtttacaacattttattcacagGGTTACACAGCGCTGCACCTCGCCTCCATCCACGGCCACCAGCACGTCATCCACGCCCTCGTCAACACCTACAGtgagtcaatacatccgcctgcagagagtcaatacatccgcctgcagagagtcaatacatccgcctgcagagagtcaatacatccacctagagagagtcaatacatccgcctgcagagagtcaatacatccgcctgcagagagtcaatacatccgcctgcagagagtcaatacatccgcctgcagagagtcagtacatccgcctgcagagagtcaatacatccgcctgcagagagtcaatacatccacctgcagagagtcaatacatccgcctgcagagagtcaatacatccacctgcagagagtcaatacatccgcctgcagagagtcaatacatccgcctgcagagagtcaatacatccgcctgcagagagtcaatacatccacctgcagagagtcaatacatccgcctgcagagagtcaatacatccgcctgcagagagtcaatacatccgcctgcagagagtcaatacatccacctagagagagtcaatacatccgcctgcagagagtcaatacatccgcctgcagtgagtcaatacatccgcctgcagagagtcaatacatccgcctgcagagagtcaatacatccgcctgcagagagtcaatacatccacctagagagagtcaatacatccgcctgcagagagtcaatacatccgcctgcagagagtcaatacatccgcctACAGtgagtcaatacatccgcctgcagagagtcaatacatccgcctgcagagagtcaatacatccgcctgcagagagtcaatacatccacctagagagagtcaatacatccgcctgcagagagtcaatacatccgcctgcagagagtcaatacatccacctagagagagtcaatacatccacctgcagagagtcaatacatccacctagagagagtcaatacatccacctgcagagagtcaatacatccacctagagagagtcaatacatacgcctgcagagagtcaatacatccacctgcagtgagtcaatacatccacctgcagagagtcaatacatccacctgcagagagtcaatacatccgcctgcagagagtcaatacatccacctagagagagtcaatacatccgcctgcagagagtcaatacatccgcctACAGtgagtcaatacatccgcctgcagagagtcaatacatccgcctgcagagagtcaatacatccgcctgcagagagtcaatacatccacctagagagagtcaatacatccacctgcagagagtcaatacatccacctagagagagtcaatacatccgcctgcagagagtcaatacatccgcctgcagtgagtcaatacatccgcctgcagagagtcaatacatccgcctgcagagagtcaatacatccgcctgcagagagtcaatacatccacctagagagagtcaatacatccgcctgcagagagtcaatacatccgcctgcagagagtcaatacatccgcctACAGtgagtcaatacatccgcctgcagagagtcaatacatccgcctgcagagagtcaatacatccgcctgcagagagtcaatacatccacctagagagagtcaatacatccgcctgcagagagtcaatacatccgcctgcagagagtcaatacatccgcctgcagagagtcaatacatccacctagagagagtcaatacatccacctgcagagagtcaatacatccacctAGAGAGCGTCAATacatccacctgcagagagtcaatacatccacctagagagagtcaatacatacgcctgcagagagtcaatacatccacctgcagtgagtcaatacatccacctgcagagagtcaatacatccacctgcagagagtcaatacatccgcctgcagagagtcaatacatccacctagagagagtcaatacatccgcctgcagagagtcaatacatccgcctACAGtgagtcaatacatccgcctgcagagagtcaatacatccgcctgcagagagtcaatacatccgcctgcagagagtcaatacatccacctagagagagtcaatacatccgcctgcagagagtcaatacatccgcctgcagagagtcaatacatccgcctgcagagagtcaatacatccacctagagagagtcaatacatccacctgcagagagtcaatacatccacctgcagtgagtcaatacatccacctagagagagtcaatacatccacctgcagagagtcaatacatccacctGCAGTGAGTCAATACTTCCACCTagagagagtcaatacatccacctgcagagagtcaatacatccacctagagagagtcaatacatacgcctgcagagagtcaatacatccacctgcagtgagtcaatacatccacctgcagagagtcaatacatccacctgcagagagtcaatacatccacctgcagagagtcaatacatccacctgcagagagtcaatacatccgcctgcagagagtcaatacatccgcctgcagagagtcaatacatccacctGCAGAGACTCGCAAAACTGTTActctttttaatttactttcGCTGATCCAGACTATCACCTGGTCCAGTCTCCACAAGCCGTGGAGGTCAGAGTTCTGTTCCGAGGATGTGCAgattgattattattaatgagTCCACACGTGAGGACTAGTCTTCTGTTACATCATCAGGTGTGAATGTTACTTAAGGGACAAGTGAACAAATGTTCAACAGGAGCTTTTCATGTGTcgtcagttgtgtgtttgtttataagaTATTTTTTATCACATTATAGATATAACTAAAGCAGAGTTTCCTGAACTATTGTCTAATAAATGACCAACAGCAGAAACACGTCTTCAGTCTGAAAAGAGAGCGTCGGCCTAACGTTGTCTCTTTTGGTCGACAGATGCTAAAACCAGCGTCAGAGATTATCATGGGAAGATGGCTCTTCACTACTGGAGCGGCTGCAGCGACGTCTTCAGCTCAGCAGAGTCTCAGGCAGGTGAGAGACCATGTTTCACAGCTCGTCCACAACAAAATTCATCTTCTTATAAAACAAAGTCGCCAAAACTGATCAGagacacttgaacaaacatcagtgagataagaacgacctgaaatgacatttatttaactctTAGTTTGATCAatttcccatctgctaacatggaggaggaggggtttatgacctttactgcagccagtcaccaggagGTGATCGATACGTTGTAGGTGACACCTCGTATGATGCTGAGAGGAAAAGGTTCAGTTTTTGAATGACTCTGAACTGATGTGTTTCAGGTGAGAGGGGCCGGCGGACGCAGCGTTACGCTCTGCCCTCGCTGCTGTTGACACGTTCTCGGAGTCAGGGTCAGATCCACTTGGAGTTTGGGGCGGTGCCTCAGTCGTCCATTCACGACATGTTGGACCTCCATGTTTGAGTTTTCACTCCTGCTGGGAAATCTTCCTCTGATGAAACACAACATTCAGtccaatgaaaacaacacagacgtTCTTCTTCTCTGGATCAGCTGCCGCCACACAGGGCCGATACACttctacagtactccacagtactacagtactccacagtactacagtacttcaaatgcaccaaatgaacgtcctcgtggttcaaacatcacatttcttcttctattgtttaattctgtctctacttcctgtgattggtccaaaagtccaaactatccaacaaagtgttttcactgcaaaccaacagaaccaggttcagtttgatccagacccagaactcctcttctgctccgaggaacctttcacacctgatgttcagcttcagactgaactggagagtctgaagctctgaaccaaaccaggtgtgaacgagtcctgtGTGTGGACTGAAAGTGACTTTTATTCTTCCTCTGTGAAGATGAAGAtttttctgtcttcctccttcatcttttaataaaacagctggtttttcagtgtaaatcagtttttaatgtttctggatttcaaacaaatgaataaaggaTTTATTGTCAAAAGGTTCTTTAAAGCATCTGACTGAGCTGTAATTATGAGGAATGTCTGAACGTCTGTGCTTCAAAGCTACGTCGCCTCataaacatttgtttctctctgacaACAATTATTCATTAGATGCTAATTTCCTTCGACAAGTTCCTCAGAAGGAGCAGGAATGAAGGGAACACGTGTCGACGGTTTGATTCCCTCTGTGAGCACGTTCAGTTGTCAGGAAATGTGACGAGCCATTGATCACAAGGAAATTCGTATGTTTCTGCGTCGGGTGTCGGCCAGCGTGTTTTCACCAGAGCAGAAGACGAGTCGGTCAGCGTGTTCGTCACGGAGCAGAAGACGAGTCGGTCAACGTGTTCGTCACGGAGCAGAAGACGAGTCGGTCAACGTGTTCGTCACGGAGCAGAAGACGAGTCGGTCAGCGTGTTCGTCACGGAGCAGAAGACGAGTCGGTCAACGTGTTCGTCACGGAGCAGAAGACGAGTCGGTCAGCGTGTTCGTCACGGAGCAGAAGACGAGTCGGTCAACGTGTTCGTCACGGAGCAGAAGACGAGTCGGTCAACGTGTTCGTCACGGAGCAGAAGACGAGTCGGTCAGCGTGTTCGTCACGGAGCAGAAGACGAGTCGGTCAGCGTGTTCGTCACGGAGCAGAAGACGAGTCGGTCAGCGTGTTCGTCACGGAGCAGAAGACGAGTCGGTCAACGTGTTCGTCACGGAGCAGAAGACGAGTCGGTCAGCGTGTTCGTCACGGAGCAGAAGACGAGTCGGTCAGCGTGTTCGTCACGGAGCAGAAGACGAGTCGGTCAGCGTGTTCGTCACGGAGCAGTCGGACAAATCGAGGCTTTTTCTCCACTGAGCTACAGACACATTTATTCAGACACTTACTCCTCTGATCTGGTTTATATAcgaaacacagaataaaaagcACTGAGGGAACAAGAGGCTCAACAGATCCGTGTTTTAACAGGTGAACATGTATGATGATGTCATATCACATGTGAATCTGCTCGTTGTCTTTATCTCACTGTGAAACTGATAAAACATCAGATATTCATAAAGGTCGTTtcattgtttctcttttcaaaacACACTTTATTCTTTATCATTATTTCACGTCTGTTTGTCACTTTAAAATCTGAACTAAacttttcaattttatttattttatttacataaatcCTCTTCTCCAGATGTTGATCCCTccctggttagcttagcttagcataaacaaTGGAatatcttagcttagcataaagacttgACATAGAGGGAAATATTAAACTTAAAGGCATAAAGATGGGAAACAGGTAAAGCAGCGATCTGAGCTTTGCATAAAGAATGGAAACAGTGACGGATGGATGATGGATcgatgaagaaggagaaagagaagctggtgaaaacagcagaggatcTTTTCTCATGTATAAGTTTAAAGATcaactcttcttcctcttcttcctcttcttctctccgtcATGTGATTGCAGAGCGGCGGTCCGTCCGTCTGTTGATAAACTGTCCAATCCCAGATGTGATCATTTTGCCCTCAGGTTGGTGATGAGGTCTAATGCCGGCGCTCGGGTGATAATTCCTCTCTGATCACATGTTGAGCTTCGTAATGAGACGAGCAGAAAATCATTATTTGGTgctcaaacagaaaatgagTTTGGTGCCGAGTCTCACAGAAGAATCTGATGATTTAATTACAGCTGAAAGATCCGGGGAGGAAACCAgacttcgggggggggggggtgaggagggtgaaTCCAGCGAGTTCTCTCGACGTCAGTTTaaaacgtcgtcatgttaaacgtcgtcatgttgaaacgtcgtcatgttaacgtcgtcatgttgaAACATCGTCATGTTAAAACGTTGTCATgttaaacgtcgtcatgttaacgtcgtcatgttaaacatcgtcatgttaaacgtcgtcatgttaacgtcgtcatgttgaAACATCGTCATGTTGAAACatcgtcatgttaacgtcgtcatgttaacgtcgtcatgttaacgtcgtcatgttaacgtcgtcatgttaaacgttgtcatgttaacgtcgtcatgttaaacgtcgtcatgttaaacgtcgtcatgttaaacgtcgtcatgttaaacgtcgtcatgttaaacgttgtcatgttaacgtcgtcatgttaacgtcgtcatgttaaacgttgtcatgttaacgtcgtcatgttaaacgtcgtcatgttaacgtcgtcatgtttaAATGTCGTCATGtttaaacgtcgtcatgttaacgtcgtcatgttgaAACATCGTCATGTTGAAACATCGTCATGTTTAAACGCCGTCATCTTaaaacgtcgtcatgttaacgtcgtcatgttaacgtcgacatgttaaacgtcgtcatgttaacgtcgtcatgttaacgtcgtcatgttaacgtcgtcatgttaacgtcgacatgttaaacgtcgtcatgttaacgtcgtcatgttgaAACatcgtcatgttaacgtcgtcatgttaacgtcgtcatgttaacgtcgacatgttaaacgtcgtcatgttaacgtcgtcatgttgaAACatcgtcatgttaacgtcgtcatgttaacgtcgtcatgttaacgtcgtcatgttaacgtcgtcatgttaacgtcgtcatgttaacgtcgaCATGtttaaacgtcgtcatgttaacgtcgtcatgttaaacgttgtcatgttaacgtcgtcatgttaaacgtcgtcatgttaaacgtcgtcatgttaaacgTCGCCATgttaaacgtcgtcatgttaacgtcgtcatgttaaacgtcgtcatgttaacgtcgtcatgtttaAATGTCGTCATGtttaaacgtcgtcatgttaacgtcgtcatgttgaAACATCGTCATGTTGAAACATCGTCATGTTGAAACATCGTCATGTTTAAACGCCGTCATCTTAAAACGTCGccatgttaacgtcgtcatgttaacgtcgacatgttaaacgtcgtcatgttaacgtcgtcatgttaacgtcgtcatgttaacgtcgacatgttaaacgtcgtcatgttaacgtcgtcatgttgaAACatcgtcatgttaacgtcgtcatgttaacgtcgtcatgttaacgtcgtcatgttaacgtcgtcatgttaacgtcgtcatgttaaacgttgtcatgttaacgtcgtcatgttaaacgtcgtcatgttaaacgtcgtcatgttaaacgtcgtcatgttaaacgtcgtcatgttaaacgttgtcatgttaacgtcgtcatgttaacgtcgtcatgttaaacgtcgtcatgttaaacgtcgtcatgttaaacgTTGTCATgttaaacgtcgtcatgttaaacgttgtcatgttaacgtcgtcatgttaacgtcgtcatgttaacgtcgtcatgttaaacgttgtcatgttaacgtcgtcatgttaaacgttgtcatgttaacgtcgtcatgttaaacgtcgtcatgttaacgtcgtcatgttaacgtcgtcatgttaacgtcgtcatgttaaacgttgtcatgttaacgtcgtcatgttaaacgtcgtcatgttaacgtcgtcatgtttaaatgtcgtcatgttaacgtcgtcatgttgaCGTCGTCATGtttaaacgtcgtcatgttaacgtcgtcatgttaacgtcgtcatgttgaCGTCGTCATGtttaaacgtcgtcatgttaacgtcgtcatgttaacgtcgtcatgttaacgtcgtcatgttaatgttgtcatgtttaaacgtcgtcatgttaatgtcgtcatgttaacgtcgtcatgttaacgtcgtcatgttaacgtcgtcatgttaacgtcgtcatgttaatgTCGTCATGtttaaacgtcgtcatgttaatgTCGTCATGtttaaacgtcgtcatgttaacgtcgtcatgtttaaacgtcgtcatgttaacgtcgtcatgttaacgtcgtcatgttaacgtcgtcatgttaatgtcgtcatgttaacgtcgtcatgttaatgtcgtcatgttaacgtcgtcatgttaatgtcgtcatgttaacgtcgtcatgttaacgtcgtcatgttaatgtcgtcatgttaacgtcgtcatgttaacgtcgacatgttaaacgtcgtcatgttaatgTCGTCATGtttaaacgtcgtcatgttaacgtcgtcatgttaacgtcgtcatgttaacgtcgtcatgttaacgtcgtcatgttaaacgttgtcatgttaacgtcgtcatgttaaacgtcgtcatgttaaacgtcgtcatgttaaacgtcgtcatgttaaacgtcgtcatgttaaacgttgtcatgttaacgtcgtcatgttaacgtcgtcatgttaaacgtcgtcatgttaaacgtcgtcatgttaaacgtcgtcatgttaaacgtcgtcatgttaaacgttgtcatgttaacgtcgtcatgttaacgtcgtcatgttaacgtcgtcatgttaaacgttgtcatgttaacgtcgtcatgttaaacgtcgtcatgttaacgtcgtcatgtttaaatgtcgtcatgttaacgtcgtcatgttaacgtcgtcatgttgaCGTCGTCATGtttaaacgtcgtcatgttaacgtcgtcatgttgaCGTTGTCATGtttaaacgtcgtcatgttaacgtcgtcatgttaacgtcgtcatgttaacgtcgtcatgttaatgttgtcatgtttaaacgtcgtcatgttaatgtcgtcatgttaacgtcgtcatgttaacgtcgtcatgttaacgtcgtcatgttaacgtcgtcatgttaatgTCGTCATGtttaaacgtcgtcatgttaacgtcgtcatgtttaaacgtcgtcatgttaacgtcgtcatgt comes from the Hippoglossus hippoglossus isolate fHipHip1 chromosome 6, fHipHip1.pri, whole genome shotgun sequence genome and includes:
- the LOC117762657 gene encoding ankyrin repeat domain-containing protein SOWAHC-like: MMLRSGADVNVRSGYTALHLASIHGHQHVIHALVNTYNAKTSVRDYHGKMALHYWSGCSDVFSSAESQAGERGRRTQRYALPSLLLTRSRSQGQIHLEFGAVPQSSIHDMLDLHV